Sequence from the Salvelinus alpinus chromosome 35, SLU_Salpinus.1, whole genome shotgun sequence genome:
ACTGAAAATACGTCATTAGTGTCCCATGCTTCCTTTCAGGAGTGTACCAATCACTGATTAGGGAGAATGATGTTCTACCCACATATTGAGTTGCCACGCTGGCCCATTCTGAGAGTGATTATTTTGCTTGAGAATGCATTATTGCAATAGTATTTTTTGCACTAATTTAGCAACATGTCTTCAGAGGTTATTTATGGAATGAAATTGGTTGTCATGATTTGGTACAGCTCTACTGTAGGTACGTTAGGTTGGCCCTGTTTTCATTATTAATCTGGTCTGAATCTTTACTAGCTGATATGATGCTTAAACGTACTATGTTTGGTTTTCTAGGGATTATCTGGATTTAACATGTTTTTATGAAGTGGTTGATGCAAAAATGATATGTACAAATTGTATCGACCCTTCATGGCAGTATATTACTGTAGTGCATAAGGGAGGGAGCGGTTAGGGAAAGGGATACCACAGCCTGTCCTGCAGCATCAGACAGGTGTTGAGTGACAGATCTCATGGCCTTGCGCGATAATGGACTGAAGGAACCTGATGTTATTCCTTATAGTCCAAGCAACTCACAGGTTCTGTTGTAGAGGTGAATTGGCTCTGGCAGCCAAATACTCTATTTAAATTGAGTCGGTTCTAAACTTTGCCCTCTAATTTCATATCACAAATGCAACATCTACTTGCTGTACACGGCTTTAAATTGCAGCTGACCGTATTGTTCAATGACACAGGTGTTCGAAGAcgcagatagctaattagcactgCTAGTTGACTGTCTTCTGTCTGTCCTCCGTAAACAAGCGCTATAACATCGAAATATGTCCTTGTGGGAAATCTATAAAGGTGTGTAGCAATTTAACCTTTCAGATCAGCGAGAAAAAAATAAGATACGttccttatgtttccaaaaccgtaCTGGAAGCGACGCATGTTAACGTTCAGCACGAGCGTTGGGGCTCCTAATAAACTCGCTCGGCCAGTAGAGCGAATCTTCAATAGGCGCTAAAGGTAGTTCACGTCTATGAATGGGTTAGCGGGTGAGGCTGAATTCGTGCGAGGTTGAAATGATCAGGCCTGCTTATTTTATGACAGCTGTGTAATCTAATAGCCTCTGCTTGAATCATGCCATTGTTGCTAACCACAAACGCACCATAGCCTCTAACAAGGAAGGGCTTTGCAGCAGGATGAAGCTCGTCGGTTTGTTTACCGTTTCGAAGTggctctttttttttcttcatttctgggatgtttttgACATCTGAATGCAGAGAAGTTGTTTCTTGAAATAGACATGGAACACAACTGCAAGATGTGTAGTCATGGAAAAGCAGAATGCAAGTGTGTGTGGCACCAGTGTTTCCTGCCCGCTGATGCCAGGTCAGTAGTAATATCCTGACGTGTTTGTCTGACTCTGCAGGTAGTGAGGCAGACTTCAGCTCCTCTAGCAGCACGGGCAGCCTAAAGAGAGGGGGGAGCCTGGCCCACAACTCCACAGGGAAGAAGGTCTCCTCACGCAGGTGATGTATGGGGTGGCTCTGTGTCTCTACTGCCTCCATTGTAGAAGCAGACACGCCATGCCTTTACCATTTATCTTACCCCACCAGTGGGTGTTATACTTTCAAGGGCCTgttttcccagacccagattcaGCCTGATCCTAAAATGAACTTTCAACAAAAAAAGTGTAATTGGGTCTGGGAAACTGTTCCAAGAAGTATAGCTATGCTATTTCTTTATTGCTGTATATTTTCCCCCCACTGGTATTTGTTTTTTCAATGATAAATGCTTTAACATTACAAGACTGGTGTTGTGGAAAAATGTCTTCTCCTCAGCTTCGCCTAACTACTGAATGTCTTTCCCCACAGTCGTGGTGCCCACATCAGGAGCCTCCCTGTGTTCAAGCTGGCAGGGATCCCCTCAGCATCCCGTGATGCGGAGCTCTATGCCCCGTACAGGACAGTCCCCTCATCCACCAACAGCAGCAGCATCTCCAGCCCCACAGTACCCTCCAGGTAAACAGCCATATCAATAATTCCAGCTAGCCTATCAAAGGACACAAGCAACTACCATGTTCCTATCCTTTCAGATCAACAGGAAATGCCCCAGGAAGAAGGGGCTAGGGGTCAACTTGTAATGAAGCATCTGTTGCTCTGTGAGGGGAGGGCATTCACTAGGTGGGGCAAGGGTGGATAGATTAGGCTCTATGCTGGGACTGTTTGtcgtctcctctcccccctcttctgaGAGACGGGGATTATATCGGTCAGGATTGGGCTATGCTGAGATTAGAGGATTTTATAAACAGTCCGGATTAttttggtgtgtgtgggtgtcaacCTTGGGTTTATAGGAGAGGAAGAGTTCATTAATATTTCATTGTATCTCAGTCGATAGCCAGACGTGCTTGCCTGGCTGCATCCCTGCCTTTTTTTCCACTTACTGTCTGACATTTGTGTTAGAGCTTCTGGGTTCTCTCATGTTGCTATGTGGCAGAATATTCACTTGAGGGTTCCTGTGCTGCCATGACAGCAGCACTGCACAAACCAGCTCAACCTTGCCTTTCTGCTCGGACTGTAACTAACCAGAGTCCTCTTGAATTCAGCCCACAGGCTTAATGTGAGTCACTCTCTATGCAACACAGATAATACTTATGTATCTTATGCGGCCGTGAAAACGTCCACGACTGCCTTTTTTGTTTCTCAAGTCATTTTATTGCCACGGGATTTTTGTCCTTGTTCCCCTCAGCTCTCTTCTGCCTGGCTGGGTTTCGTGTGACGTCCTAGTTCTCTCGCTACCTTCTGCTTGCCTGTTCTATTTCTGGCAGGGATGCAGAGAGCTCGCATCAAAGAACAAGTCCCAGGTTGTTGCTAGGATATAGCGCTAGCTTTTAAGCCTGTTTGTAAGAGGGGCTGCTCTGCATATTAGCCAAATCCATCCTCAGAAACACAAATGTGTTTCATCAACCCTTTTTTAACCTGAGCCCTGATCACAGGGATATTCCAGAACTGCTAATGTACAATTGAAGGTTAATGTGCTTGTAGTAATTGAAAAATGTAGGCGTTTCAGGGATTTCTCGGGCAAAAACACTTACCTTGTAGACTAGAGTCGAGCAAATGTAATTTGGGCTTTCTCTCCCAATTCATTGTTTTCCTATCCGTCACTGCCAGCTTTTGACCAACCTGGCTTTTTTGCAGCATGAAGTCTGCTGGCTGGTTAGCTTGTGTCCTGACAGTGCTATCTCCAGTCGGACACAATCAACTATTTTGAGCTTTGCATCTTGCAAGTTGCACAaatccctttattttttttgcatgGCCTAGTTCCTTCCCCACAGAACTGAGGGAGCCTACTTTAGATGGGGCTCAGCACagtacaggatggtgtgtataatAGATGTGGTGTCCTCTTCGTCAGTATCCACATTGAGAAAAAGATGGCGTCTGACCAGCAGAACATGCAGTATGTTACTCGGGGCTAAGCTGTAATTTCCTCTCGTCTCCCCAGAAGGATGACCCCCAAAAGATATCACTCCTGTGGGGACAACCATGGCATCAGACCCCCCAATCCAGAGCAGTACCTCACCCCCCTGCAACAGAAGGAGGTGGCCATTCGCCACCTGAGGAGCAAGCTGAGGGAGGTGGAGAACACCGTCCACGACAGGTTACCTTCTCAGTGAACATCACATGTGTAGCTTATTTCCTAAATGCATCCCATAGAGTGCATTCCACCTACAGTGTAGAAAAACATTGCAATCCCACACAGCTGTAACTACTAGCTaaccctctcttttctccctcaggGAGTCTGAGATTGAGAATCTCAAGTCCCAGCTGGGACGGATGAGGGAGGACTGGATCGAGGAGGAGTGCCACCGCGTCGAGGCACAGCTGGCCCTAAAAGAGGCACGCAAGGAGATCAAGCAGCTCCGGCAGGTTGTGGAGACCATGAAGAGCAGCCTGATGGAGAAGGACAAGGGCATCCAGAAGTACTTTGTCGACATCAACATCCAGAACCGCAAGCTGGAGTCCCTGCTGCACAGCATGGAGATGGCCCAGAGCGGCTCCACGCTGCAAGACGAGCCAACCATGGACTTCATCTGCGACTCCGACTCCCCTGTCAACGACAAGCAGGGGGAGGTGGGTGACCAGGCGGCGGAGGAGATGGCGGACAGTGGGCTGCTGGTCAACGACAACCTGGAGCATGTGCTCATGTCCACGGCGGTGGACTCCAGCCACGACTCTAGCGGTAAGCTGCGCTGCCACCCAGAGGCTGGTCCAGGGGTGTCCACTCTACTCCCCAGTCTGGAGGAGATCACACCACTGCCTTCACAACCCTCCAACACATTCTGCTACAGCACACTCCCCTTCCCCGCTCCAGAGGACAAGGCCGTTCAGACCGAGGTGGTGTCCTTCCCTCCTGACCTGCACagcctcctgctgcagctgctgAAGCTCCATGGTGGTGCAGTTGGAGATGCTCTCCTCCCAGCTTCTACCAGCCTCCTAGAAATCCCAGCACTGCAGGGCCCAGACTCGGCCCCTATCCCATCCACCCCTAACCAGTCCACCTTAAGCCTGCCTAGCCCCAGCCAGCCCACCCCAGTTTTGCCAGTGAGCCCTGACATGTCCAGTGATTCAGGCCTGTGTTGCTCAGACCCTGAGGTGATGGTCTCCATGCGCTTCATGGAGGAGCTGGATTTTGAGGTGAGCAGTGAGGAGCCCTGCAGGGCCCCCGAGATGGACGTGGTCAACAAACGCTATTGGAGCAGCAGCTTCCTTGTTGATCTTGTTGCTGTGGCCGTACCAGTGTTGCCCACGGTGGCCTGGCTGTATTCCCGGCATGGAGTGAATGGAGCGGCGCCAGTCTACAACATCGCAGCACTGATCCGCGGCTGTTGCATGATGGGATTGCACTCTCTCCGTCATGTCACTCATCATCATGGTGCAGATGTGTAACGGCCTCTGACCCCCGCATGCACAGCCCGACCCCTCAACTTGAAGCACTTCAACATCAGTTAATCAAAGAGTATTTGTGAAAATCTTTAGTTTTTCTACACTTGTGAATATTAAAGCTACAGTTATTACTTTAGGTTCCCACGCGGTTACTTTGCACTGTGTACAGTTGTGAGTTATGTCAAATAGTGAAATTATTTATGGTGAAGGGATTTTGTTCATTTTATTTACTTTCCATCTGTTCTGTTATCATAATTGTGTCTAAATGGATAATCTGAGTAGGTGGTTATGCATCATTGATGTCCTGGGCTGGCACTAGTTACCCCTACTTAAAGCAGCCATGTTATTTTTCTGAAAGTATTAGGATTTCTGAGGGTGGGGATGAAATTGAATGTTAGTTTAAGCAAGCGTTTGTAATGGTTTATGTTCCAAATCTTAAACCTGCAGCCAAAGCTTTATTAGTGAACGTTCACTCTTAATGTTTATTTTTCTACCTGGGAGTAGAGCTTTTTACGTACGTGGAACAACTTGTTGATAGGAGTATGAGATCAACGCTTCAAAACATCCCATACTCGTTTGTGCCTGAGCTACTGTGTAATACTCGTAACATCAAATGTCCTAATATATTTATTAAAGCATGATAATCCAATCCATGTTTGATTCCTCTTGGGCATTTTCTGGTGGGAAGGGTTTAGTGGACTTTCATCCCAAGCGTTTTTATAGTGACCATACATTCTATATGGCATATCTAGCAACAGCACACAACCGTAGTCTCGTTCTACAACCAATTGAGTTCCTTTGTTCAGCTCTTGTCTTTCTCATGGGTGCCAATTTCAATTGATTATTTTCATAGTTTCTCTTTTAAATGCCAACAAGAAGGATATTTGAGTGAGCAAATGAAACTAAAGACTTCTCGGGTTTACTGTTTTAATCTCCAGAGTAGAGGGGGAGTCCTTAATTGCGAAGCCACACAAATGTCAGAGGCCAGCTCTGAGAACGGCAGAACACAATGTTCCCGGCCCCAAACACGAGGGTACATGTTTCTGCATCCGCACAACAGCTCTTAACTAAGGGACAAGTTCAAATGAATTAATAAACAGATCTGTCTGAGCCTTTCCGTATGACTGcataatacactgaacaaacattttaaaaagcattATGTAAAGTGTTTGAGcctaaataaaagatcccaaataTGATCCATATGCTCAAAAAGCTtttcattttgtgcacaaattagttagcatttctcctttgccaaaataataaatccacctgacaggtgtggcatatcaagaagctgactaaatGGCATAATTACAccagtgcaccttgtgctggggacacaaGGCCACTCAAATGTGTAATTTTAGTCACATCTGTTGcattaagttttgagggagcatgcaattgtcatgctgactgcaggaatgtcaaccagagctgttgccagagaattcaatgttcatttctctaccataagctgcctccaacgtaattgtggagaatttgtcagtacgtccaactggcctcacagcctcagaccacgtgtaaccacgcatgcccaggacttccacatctgggttcttcacctgcgggattgtcttttcttcaccagggtcttgacctgactgcagttctgtgtcgtcctggaagctgaaaatgtcccagttcttccatggcctgcatactcaccagacatgtcacccactgagcatgtttggattgctctggatctacgtgtacgacagcgtgttccagttcccgccaatatccagcaactaagcacattgaagaggagtggaacaagattccacaggtcacaatcaacagcctgatcaactctattcgaaggagatgtgtcacactgcatgaggcaaatggtggtcacaccagatactggctggttttctgatccacaaccctacctttttttaaggtatctgtgaccaacaggtgcatatctgtattcccagtcatgtgaaatccatagattagggcctaattcgtTTATTCAATTGACTGACCATCTTCGAAGAAAGGTCATGCCGCAGATCAACAGTGACTGTTAACACACATAGACTATGTTTTCACTTGTCACGTTACATCTATGTTTGTGTGATGGTTAAAGTAAATCTAATCAACCGGCAGACTGATGAGACGAGTTGGAATGAGAAGCCCCATACGATGCTAAATAAGCCATTCCCCCTACTGCCATATGGGGATGTTGCATTACATAACCATGAACCTCTGTTAGAGTGCAAGCAGACTGATGAATCATTCCATCTGCTGTAATCTCTCTGCAACCAGGCCTGGTAGAAAAGAGAAGGTTGAATCAACatggggaggggggatggagtcATGCTGCGTTCGTAACCAGTGGgaagtgggaatttaccacaGACGAATGGCCCTCCAACAGGTAATTACTCGTGGGGAACTCGTCTATCATCCTGagctctctcatttctctcagctGCTGCCTTCTGACATCAACTACTAAGGAAATTACCTTGATAACAGCATTCACAGCAGTTAAATGGAATAAAACTTTATTTATAAAAGGCAATCTATTACTAtggtttttgatttgtttacaggCTTGATAGCTGAATTTATGGTTTACTCAGCTTGTTGGCCATTGGCCATCTGCCGTTTCTCAACGGGTTCATAGCATGTGAATGCATCCAACTGTTATTTATGACTTCACAACTGGTTAATTCCCACCTCCCACTTGGTTACGAATGCAGCCTCAGCTGAGTTCAGGGCTGCCTAAATTTGTCTTTCTTTGACTCCATGCATACTATCTCCCTGCATCCTTCTCAATTGTATTGGAGATGATGagccaaggtctctcccctctgaccttctccaatGCATTCTGAGGCGGCGAGGCGATAAGatgtgaggaatcaaggaaagatgGATTGAGATTGTGCCAGAGAGAGCAAGTTGTGGTTAACATACCAACAGGATAAAATAGGGTTCCTTTACTTAGAATGGCTATTATTGACACAGATGAGACAATTTCAGTTTTACAATGGAAAATTAATTATAATTCTGCAGGAACAGAGCAGATTATCCTTCAGAGATCCTTCTACCCCAATTCTTGCCAAATAACTGAGATATTTTGTTCCTAGATGTAGGTCATGATCAGTCTGAGTGGTTTGGTCAAGCGGGGGTGTTTTTGGAGACAGATAGTGAATTTGTGACGATGATGTTACATGTTATGGCCGGAAATGAAAAGAGTCAGGACAACTAGGTTTTGAAAAGCATTTGAAAGGAATTAACATTGCAAAAGATTAAAATGCCCTATTAATCTACTTAGAGAACAAGCATATCTAATGACACTGGGCTCTCCATGCACGTAAAAGGTTCATTCATAAATGGTAGTTTTTCCTAAATGCAATAAATCGTGGGTGGTTCAGAGAAATAATATGGCTTGGGTGAATCTCGGGAGGACATTTTAGTCCAATACTAAAAATTATGTTCAATCACAAACAAGTCTGAAAAGAACAAAAGTGATTTCATGCTGATTTAATCTTAAAATTCACTTGCTTTACTGGTTTTTGTACCTTTGTTGTTTCGGTCACGACTCTAATATTGGTTAACATTCAGACACAATTGAAAAGGGATCCAGAGATTTATTAAAGAAAATTAAGGAATGTGCAAAAAAGACATTTGACAAAGAAAAACATAAGCATGTATCCCCATCATGCTGACTTTGATAACAATTGGAAGAAGTATTTGCAAAGAAAGCAAAAAGGGCAAATGTCAGCAGTATTATTTTCATAATTCTCTGTGGCTAACAACCTCTTTCTTCCTGATCCAATGTTCCATGCAATGGGTAATATAATACTATCAATATTCTCAATATCGTCGATATCAAGAGTCTCTGAAAAACAGAAATGAATCCCTCATTTACCACAAAGCCACACCTAAAATAACCATGAAAACATCACTGTTTCAAAGGCATCGTTCATTTAGACATTCAATATAAAAACAATTTTTGCCAGCATCCCCATATTATATACAGGATACCCCAGTGACGGTACAAGGAAAACACAAATGTGTAAAAGGGACTATCAGTTATTCCAATCCAACAGGTCTGTTTAATTGCAAATGCCTTATGGAATTCAGCTCTTACAGCTCCATCTCTGCATATATGTTTCCATGGCAACTAGACCCTTCTGCTTGACATTCCAGTCTCATACACCGGTTGCTGGGCACTCGCACACAAGCGCACACTTCCGTCACAAAAAAGCTCCAATTGATTCGACATCGATTGACCATACCAAAATCATATTGATACGTAACAGGTTATTAGTCCAGTCAATGCAAAAGGCTTTGACTTATGAAATCTATTGACCGATTCTGTTATTAACTGGCCACAAATTACAGGAGGGGAGCACGGAGGTCTGCATCTTTGTACTTGCTATGATCACCGATCAAGGATGTCAGTTGGCCATCCAAGTCTGATCACCAAGTTGTCTCAGATAACACAGAGACAGAGTTTGTGTGTGTTACGCTACATTGAAcgtgtaaaataaaataaaacccaCATTCAACATAATAACAAAAGGCAAAGTCATTAAAGAGGAGTTGCTTCTATTTTGGTGTATTAAAAAGCAGGGATAAGAACAAGCAGGGAAATCTTTTGATTATTCAAGATGTTCAAGATGTTGAGCCTGGCAGATCAGTAACCACAGGATTACCATAGGAATCCACAGCCAACTCTTGAGTAAGGCTCAATTAAATTCCCAAATCCCTTTGACAGTGTCCACACCCTCAGTTTGAAACTTATTTTTAAGCCTTCAATTAAAATGTGAAATTCCAGTATATTGAAGTACTTTTACAGTAAAAGTACATCAGGAATATCAAGCAACATCAATGAGAGAATGTGTTTTCGAACAATGACGACGAGAAACATAATTAAAAAGCACAATAACCAAGGCAACAAAGGGATGTATGTAACTGATATACAGTGAGACTTACATTTAATTACACACCTTCGTCCTTCATGTTATAAGACAATGTCAGAGAAATAGGTCTCTTGAGAGTCCACTTGTACTATAGGTACCAGAATATTTACACATATTCCTGGGAAATACAAAAATGGACAGTTTCTTTGTTTTCTATAACACAAATCTAATTACTGAACCCAGAGTCATACCTAGCCAGTGACATTTGATAGCAAGTCTTTGATATAGGGCAATGCCAAAGGGCATTGCAAagtatttatttaaccagattCAATAAAGCATTGTCACACGAACTGCAATTACCGTTgaagtcgaagtttacatacacttaggttggagtcattaaaacgtctttcaaccactccacaaatttcttgttaacaaactatagttttggcaagtcagttaggacatctactttgtgcatgacacaagtaatttgtcctaaaattgcttacagacagattatttaacttataattcactgtatcacaattccagtgggtcaaaagtttacatacactaagttgactgtgcctttaaataggttggaaaatttcagaaaatgatgtcatggcttcagaagcttctgataaattgacatcatttgagtcaattggagatgtacctgaggatgtatttcaaggcctaccttcaaactcagtgcctctttgcttgacatcatgggaaaatcaaaagaaaatcagccaagaacacaagtctggttcatctttgggagcaatttccaaatgcctgaaggtaccacgttcatctgtacaaacaatagtacgcaagtataaacaccatgggaccatgcagccgtcataccgctcaggaaatagacgcgttctgtctcctagagatgaacgttctttggtgcaaaaagtgcaaatcaatcccagaacagcagcaaaggaccttgtgaagatgctggaggaaacaggtacaaaagtatctatatccacagtaaaacaagtcctatattgacataacctgaaaagccgctcagtaaggaagaagccaatgctccaaaaccgccataaaaaagccagactacagtttgcaactgcacatggggatgaagatagtactttttggagaaatgtcctctggtctgatgaaacaaaaatagaactgtttggccataatgaccatcgttatgtttggaggaaaaagggggaagaacaccatcccaaccgtgaagcacgggggtggcagcatcacgttgtggggatgctttgctgcaggagggactggtgcacttcacaaaatagatggcatcatgaggcaggaaaattatgtggatatattgaagcaacatctaaagacatcagtcaggaaattaaagcttggtcacaaattggtcttccaaatggacaatgaccccaagcatacttccaaagttgtggcaaaatggcttaaagacaacaaagtcaaggtattggagtggccatcacaaagccctgacctcaatcctatagaatatttgtgggcagaactgaaaaagcatgtgcgagcaaggacgcctacaaacctgactcaggtacacccgctcggtcaggaggaatgggccaaaattcacccaacttattgtgggaagcttgtggaaggctacccgaaacatttgacccaagttaaacaattttaaggcaatgctaccaaatactaattgagtgtctgtaaac
This genomic interval carries:
- the LOC139563999 gene encoding syntabulin-like isoform X6; its protein translation is MVLSNGKRCYSGSEADFSSSSSTGSLKRGGSLAHNSTGKKVSSRSRGAHIRSLPVFKLAGIPSASRDAELYAPYRTVPSSTNSSSISSPTVPSRMTPKRYHSCGDNHGIRPPNPEQYLTPLQQKEVAIRHLRSKLREVENTVHDRESEIENLKSQLGRMREDWIEEECHRVEAQLALKEARKEIKQLRQVVETMKSSLMEKDKGIQKYFVDINIQNRKLESLLHSMEMAQSGSTLQDEPTMDFICDSDSPVNDKQGEVGDQAAEEMADSGLLVNDNLEHVLMSTAVDSSHDSSGKLRCHPEAGPGVSTLLPSLEEITPLPSQPSNTFCYSTLPFPAPEDKAVQTEVVSFPPDLHSLLLQLLKLHGGAVGDALLPASTSLLEIPALQGPDSAPIPSTPNQSTLSLPSPSQPTPVLPVSPDMSSDSGLCCSDPEVMVSMRFMEELDFEVSSEEPCRAPEMDVVNKRYWSSSFLVDLVAVAVPVLPTVAWLYSRHGVNGAAPVYNIAALIRGCCMMGLHSLRHVTHHHGADV